One Anoplopoma fimbria isolate UVic2021 breed Golden Eagle Sablefish chromosome 21, Afim_UVic_2022, whole genome shotgun sequence DNA segment encodes these proteins:
- the sycp2l gene encoding synaptonemal complex protein 2-like isoform X1, producing MEVKVEDCVVRGDSSDLVSVLLDEGLTDITLTRLHQLVTKDLCGSSFTRVQVVLKSLEVLSENRDDLQTLINHGLTAKLVLWFEAVHDLLTSDLQRNSASLLSLTEEFYDFFQLLGQASLPVSQLSVVLLQLARLALEAEIHFPLRLEAIRTFNSILESLSREQKKLIQIDQNQTTILSQVAAAILTVGDYELQVSLSEALCRLTPRKDREQRANQWFSRHDISSAFCDIRDGDFEVDCRRFLNFVNGHHGDQRRVYTFPCARAFLDSTELFPPKDDKLDEFWIDFNVSSGCVSFFIDEPQGFLWGSIHLLKEDVDHYSLHLKHDECTGAETVLSVRLNNPMMHHNSRGQTVELNFNSEHHRELEEAAGKVFMTVKNPPV from the exons atggaggtgaaggtggaggACTGTGTGGTCCGTGGAGACTCCTCTGATCTGGTTTCTGTTCTTCTTGATGAAGGACTGACCGACATCACACTCACCAGACTGCACCAGCTGGTCACCAAG GATCTATGTGGATCAAGTTTCACCAGAGTCCAGGTCGTGTTGAAGTCTTTAGAGGTTCTATCAGAGAACAGAGATGACCTGCAGACGCTCATCAACCACGGACTGACTGCTAAA TTGGTGTTGTGGTTCGAAGCCGTCCATGACcttctgacctctgacctccagagGAACTCGGCCTCCCTTCTCAGCCTCACTGAGGAGTTCTATGACTTCTTCCAG ctgcTGGGTCAGGCTTCTCTTCCag tcagTCAGCTGTCTGTGGTTCTCCTTCAGCTGGCTCGGTTGGCTCTGGAAGCAGAAATCCACTTTCCACTGAGACTTGAG GCCATCAGAACATTTAACAGCATCCTGGAGTCTCTGAGCCGCGAGCAGAAGAAACTGATCCAGATCGACCAGAATCAGACCACGATACT ATCTCAGGTGGCAGCAGCAATTCTGACAGTTGGAG ACTACGAGCTGCAGGTCAGCCTATCAGAGGCTCTGTGTCGTCTGACTCCCAGGAAGGACCGAGAGCAGAGAGCCAATCAGTGGTTCTCCAGGCATGACATCAGCAGCGCCTTCTGTGACATCAGAGACGGAGACTTTGAAGTG gacTGTCGCCGTTTCCTGAACTTTGTTAACGGTCACCATGGCGAccagaggag GGTGTACACCTTCCCCTGTGCCCGAGCCTTCCTCGACTCCACTGAG ctgTTTCCACCAAAAGACGACAAACTGGACGAGTTCTGGATCGACTTTAACGTGAGCTCAGGATGTGTGAGCTTCTTCATCGATGAGCCTCAG GGGTTCCTGTGGGGGTCGATCCACCTCCTGAAGGAGGACGTGGATCATTACAGTCTTCACCTGAAACATGATG aatgcactgggGCAGAGACAGTCCTCAGTGTCAGGCTAAACAATCCCATGATGCACCACAACAGCAGAGGTCAGACAGTGGAGCTGAACTTCAACTCTGAACACCaccgagagctggaggaggctgcTGGGAAAGTCTTCATg ACGGTGAAGAATCCCCCCGTCTGA
- the sycp2l gene encoding synaptonemal complex protein 2-like isoform X2 yields the protein MEVKVEDCVVRGDSSDLVSVLLDEGLTDITLTRLHQLVTKDLCGSSFTRVQVVLKSLEVLSENRDDLQTLINHGLTAKLVLWFEAVHDLLTSDLQRNSASLLSLTEEFYDFFQLLGQASLPVSQLSVVLLQLARLALEAEIHFPLRLEAIRTFNSILESLSREQKKLIQIDQNQTTILSQVAAAILTVGDYELQVSLSEALCRLTPRKDREQRANQWFSRHDISSAFCDIRDGDFEVDCRRFLNFVNGHHGDQRRVYTFPCARAFLDSTELFPPKDDKLDEFWIDFNVSSGCVSFFIDEPQGFLWGRG from the exons atggaggtgaaggtggaggACTGTGTGGTCCGTGGAGACTCCTCTGATCTGGTTTCTGTTCTTCTTGATGAAGGACTGACCGACATCACACTCACCAGACTGCACCAGCTGGTCACCAAG GATCTATGTGGATCAAGTTTCACCAGAGTCCAGGTCGTGTTGAAGTCTTTAGAGGTTCTATCAGAGAACAGAGATGACCTGCAGACGCTCATCAACCACGGACTGACTGCTAAA TTGGTGTTGTGGTTCGAAGCCGTCCATGACcttctgacctctgacctccagagGAACTCGGCCTCCCTTCTCAGCCTCACTGAGGAGTTCTATGACTTCTTCCAG ctgcTGGGTCAGGCTTCTCTTCCag tcagTCAGCTGTCTGTGGTTCTCCTTCAGCTGGCTCGGTTGGCTCTGGAAGCAGAAATCCACTTTCCACTGAGACTTGAG GCCATCAGAACATTTAACAGCATCCTGGAGTCTCTGAGCCGCGAGCAGAAGAAACTGATCCAGATCGACCAGAATCAGACCACGATACT ATCTCAGGTGGCAGCAGCAATTCTGACAGTTGGAG ACTACGAGCTGCAGGTCAGCCTATCAGAGGCTCTGTGTCGTCTGACTCCCAGGAAGGACCGAGAGCAGAGAGCCAATCAGTGGTTCTCCAGGCATGACATCAGCAGCGCCTTCTGTGACATCAGAGACGGAGACTTTGAAGTG gacTGTCGCCGTTTCCTGAACTTTGTTAACGGTCACCATGGCGAccagaggag GGTGTACACCTTCCCCTGTGCCCGAGCCTTCCTCGACTCCACTGAG ctgTTTCCACCAAAAGACGACAAACTGGACGAGTTCTGGATCGACTTTAACGTGAGCTCAGGATGTGTGAGCTTCTTCATCGATGAGCCTCAG gggTTCCTGTGGGGGCGGGGCTAG